The Novibacillus thermophilus genome segment ACACTTCCAAAAGATCGTGTTCTTTTAGCGTCTTGACAAGCGTTTCGCCAATCTCGGCCGGTGATTTCGCCACTTTGACTCCGCAGGCTTCCAGCTTGGCGATCTTGTCTGCAGCCGTGCCTTTTCCGCCGGAGATGATGGCGCCGGCGTGGCCCATCCTTTTTCCGGGAGGAGCGGTTTGACCTCCGATAAACCCGACAACTGGCTTATCCATGTTCGCTTCGATCCACTCCGCTGCCTCTTCTTCTGCGGTACCGCCGATTTCCCCGATCATGATCACAGCTTTCGTGTCAGGGTCTTCGTTGAACAGTTTCAACACGTCGATGAAGCTCGTGCCGTTGACCGGATCTCCCCCGATTCCGACGGCCGTCGATTGTCCGATGCCCCGGGTCGTCAACTGATGAACGGCTTCGTACGTCAGCGTCCCGCTCCGCGAAACGACTCCGACGTGACCCGCCGTATGAATGTATCCCGGCATGATGCCGATTTTACATTCGTCCGGCGTAATCACCCCCGGACAGTTCGGGCCGATCAAGCGCGATTTCTTCCCTTCCAAATATCGCTTCACTTTGACCATGTCCAACACCGGAATGCCTTCTGTAATGCAAACAATCAATTCTAGCCCGGCATCGGCCGCCTCCATAATCGCATCGGCGGCGAAAGCCGGCGGCACGTAAATGACGGAAGCTGTGGCACCCGTTTTTTCAACGGCTTCGGCCACCGTGTTGAATACGGGGACGCCTTCTACTTCCGCTCCGCCTTTTCCCGGAGTGACACCTCCTACCACTTGCGTGCCGTATGCAATGGCCTGAGCCGTATGAAACCGGCCGTTAGCCCCTGTAATACCTTGTGTAATCACTTTCGTTTTTTTATTGACCAGAATGCTCATCTTATGAAACCCGCCCTTCATCCACAATGTCGTTCTTTTTGATGTCCACTTCGTTTGAGATCTCACTTTACAGCGGCGACGATCTTTTCAGCCGCTTCATCCATCGACGTCGCCGGTGTGATGTTCAGGTTGGAGTTAGATAAAATCTCTTTTCCAAGTTCCACATTCGTCCCCTCCAGGCGGACGACCAAAGGACGGTCGAGGCCGACTTGTTTCGCCGCTTCCACCACACCGTTCGCTATGACGTCGCACTTCATAATGCCTCCGAAAATATTGACTAAAATGCCTTTCACCTTTTGGTCGGACAAAATAATTTTAAAGGCTTCTGTCACTTTCTCCGTCGAAGCGCCGCCTCCGACATCGAGGAAGTTCGCCGGCTCTCCACCGTGGTGTTTGATGATGTCCATCGTCGCCATCGCCAGACCCGCCCCGTTGACCATACATCCAATATTTCCATCAAGGGCGATGTAACTTAAGTCGTGTTTGGAGGCCTCGATTTCCTTCGGATCTTCTTCGTCTTCATCCCGCAACGCCTGAATATCTGGATGACGGTACAGCGCATTGTCGTCAAAGTTTAGCTTGGCGTCGAGGGCCATGACGTTACCATCTCCGGTGACGACGAGGGGATTGATTTCAGCGAGAGAACAATCTTTTTCCACGAAAGCCTTGTACAGCCCCATCATAAATGTAGCGGCTTTGTTCACCAATTCTTTCGGAATGTTTATGGCAAAAGCTAATTTGCGCGCTTGAAACGGCAGTAACCCGACCGTCGGATCGATCGTTTCCGTAAAAATTTTCTCCGGCGTTTTCGCCGCCACTTCTTCAATTTCCGTTCCGCCTTCTTCCGAGGCCATGATCGCCACGCGTCCGGTCGACCGGTCGACCACCATCCCGACGTAGTACTCACTCTGAATGTCGCACCCCTGTTCGATCAAGAGGCGTTTCACTTCTTTTCCTTCCGGTCCTGTCTGGTGGGTGACCAGCTTTTTGCCCAGCAGCTCTTCAGCGTATGTACGGACTTCGTCTAAATGTTTGGCAATTTTCACGCCTCCTGCTTTCCCGCGTCCGCCGGCGTGAATCTGGGCTTTGACTACCGTCACGTCCGTGCCGATCTCTTCAGCCGCTTTGACAGCCTCCTCAACGGAAAAAGCGACTTTTCCGTCCGGCACAACAACGCCGTACTGCTTCAGCACTTCTTTTGCTTGATATTCGTGAATGTTCATGATAATCCTCCCATCTTCGCAACAAAGAAAATGAACGTCTCCCTTTGCGGTACCGTCCATAAAATTACGAATTAATTCGACAAACTTTGTCAGTCGTTGGCGATACAAAACACTTCTTGCGGTTTTTCTTATTTTTCCGGAAATAAAGGGGAGATATTCTCCCCCGTGTTCAATTGCTACGCAAACAGCATTTCAGCAAGTGTCGCGATCAAGGCGATTCCCATAAAAAAGATGAAGGAAACGGCTGTTCCGACGACCATGTCCATAAAGTCGTTTTCCCTGTTCTCGCGTTTAGAAGGCTGAGTTTCTTCTGTCATGCTCCTTCCCTCCTGCGACTTTATAAAATGACATTATTAGTATACCCCTCTCTTTGTGGAAAGGCAAAGGAAAATAAGAGAGTCGACAGACAGTTTAGAATGAATAGAAGTTGGGAATCAATGGTATAAAGCTCTCACCTTCAGAAAGGAGGAAACGATGAAGTCTACGCGGCATTGGCTGTTCTTATCCGTCGTGTCCGGGCTGTTGGTAGTCGGGGCATCTTTTATCCTGACCGTGAACCCGTTTGACGGTTTAAGCAGGGAAACCGTTTCAGACACGAACACTCAGACTTTTCACATCGTAACCGGCGAGTACAAAACGACGACGAAAGACGGTCAGGAATTGGAAGCATACCACTTTAGTCCGGGCCACATCACGGTACGTAAAGGCGACGAAGTGACGTTCAACATCCACGGTATCAACGGGGAGTCCCACCATTTCCAAATGGAAGAATTCGGCGTCAGCGGTACCGTTGAAAAAGGGAAGACGACGACAGTGACATTTGTCGCTGACCAGGTGGGGACGTTTGAATTGATGTGTACGAACCACGCCACGAGAGAGCACGATGGCCCATGGTCGCCTACGTGACAGTGTTGGAATAGCTTCAAAAAAAGGCCTTCCGCTCTGCGGAAGGCTTCAACATTGGGGTAATGAAGGAATTGTGCAGGTTCCCTTATACAGACGAACAAACGCGATAAAAGTTTCACTTGACGTGTGATTTTTCTTTTGCAATATGTTGCAACATGTGCTACAAAAGTTACGGGGAGGGGATATATGTGCACATCCGGTTTCAAACCCCGCACCAGTATTTTTTTATTTACGAAAATGTGAAGCATTTATTGCTTTTGTGGTCGAAAGAACAACACCGGGAACTGTATATCGTTGAAGAAGAGGGCGATGTTCTGAACTTGCGTTACCCCGGAGAAACGTACCGGGAGCTCGTTCTGGAGCAGCTGGAAGACATCTTCTTTCAACGGTTGGAAACGGAAGATGACCAATTTCGCGCGGCCTTCGCCGCATCGTTCTCTCACAGAGACCGGTTGTACGGCGCCTACTACCCAATCAGACAAGGAGAGTCTGGGCCGGTGGAGCAGTTGTATTTCTTTGAGATTCGGGGACAAAAGATCGTCGAAATCCCTGATGACGAATATGAAGACGTAGCCCAAACTTTTTTCGAGACCTTTCCTGAATACATCGGCAGGTGATGATTGTGGATCAAGAACGACAATCTGCCGATGCACTCCGCGCTTACGCTGAGACACTAGGGCGTTGGCCGAAAGTGTCTGAATGGAATCAGTACGCCAAAGAGCACAACTTGTTACTGTACCCCCAAATCTCTCGTAAACTGAAAAAGAATTGGAAGGCATTGAAGGCGTCTTTCGGGTATGACGACACGCTTCACTATATCGAAAAATCTGAACAGGCGTTGTTTGCATTGGCAGAGGAGCTGGGATACTGGCCCAATGTGGCAGAGTGGGATGAGTACGCAAAAAAGCACGGGTACTGTCCATACAGAATTTTACATGTCAAAACGCGAAAAGGGTGGAAAGTGTACCGAAAAGAGTTTAACCAACTGTAGTCCGTAAAAACGTCCATTTTCAAACAATTGCGGAAAAAGGAGCCGGTTATGTACACGCTTTTGCTCATCATCGGGTTGACTGTCTGCGTGCTTTCTTTAAGCGTGACGATCTTGATCGGAGTGAAACCGAGAGATTCGCGCTACAACTACAAAGTGAGCTTGAGAAATTTGTTCATTATTTATGCCATCATTATGATTTTAGCTGGAGTGGGAACGTATTTGTTGTTTTTTATATAGGGGCTGTCTCGGAATATCAACCCACACGTTTAACAGCCCCAAGCCTCTGTTCGTTCCCTCCCGCGGATGGGTATCAGTGCAATACTGTCCCCTGAGCGTAGCCTTATTTACAAACGTGCGTGCCCTTTTCTTGAACGATGCACCTGTTGCCTTTACTCGCTCGGCGGATGTGAGTTCGTCCCCCTTTGTTTAGTCATCCCTTGTTGTCCTTCACGCCTCGAAAAATCTACGAGATCGTTGTCCAAAATCACATTGATCGTATTGACCGTATGGTTCATCTCGCCTACTACCCTTCCAAACCCTACATTGGTTTTACAAGCTGTGCGCCAAAACGGCTGATGATTGGAACCCGAAAATACGCCGGAATTATGACTCATCACGTTAATATTCAGCACATTTAAGCGGACATCCATCGTGAATCAAACCTGACGAGTTGGCACTGGGTTCACACCCTCCGGCTGAACGGCAGGTGCATCTACAACGTCGCTGTCATAGATGACATTGAATATCGCACTGGTCAGAACGAGCCCTGCATGCAACCCGTTTCCGATGTTCCACTTACCTTGAAAGTTCCACTCAGGTTGGCTGTTTTGCCCAGATGCGATCAACGCGTCGTTACTCATGGAATTGATGTTGACTTGACCGCAATTGACTACCGCTGGCATTTGGACTACCTCCTCGCCCAGACTAACCTCTCGCCATATCCTATTCAAGACTGGAAAAATGGACTCTTTATTTTCTTTACAGTTGATATCCCTCCATGTCATAGATCAATTCGCGTTTTCACCCCCGCCGCTTCATTAGAAGGTTCTTCAACTGTTCCATGCACTCTGGCCCCACACTTTTGGAACCGATGGACGCCCCTGTGTCGCTGTAAAACCCGTGGAAATCAGATCCCCCTGTCTGTACGAGGTCGAACTGTACAGCCAGTTCTCTCGCTCTCGCTTCCTCCTTTGGGCCGTGCAGCGGGTGCTTGACTTCAATGCCCACTAAACCCACATCCACCCATTCTTCTACGGCAGCGAAATTGTTGAACTGCCCGGGATGGGCCAAAACGGGGAGGCCCCCCGCTTCTTCTATGACGCCAATGGCATCGTGTACATCTACATAATGGACCGGCACGTAGGCGATCCCCAGCTTTCTCCCCTCGCCGCCTTTGGAGAACAACTGGTGGTAAAGCTCACCGTAAATGCGATCGGTATAGCCGTTATCGAGTAAGGCGTGCATAATGTGTTGCTTGTACACCCCGGTGCTTCCAGCCGCTAACCGCTCGACGTCTTCCCACGAAATGTCGTACCCCGCGTCCTTTACTTTTTTGACCATCTCGCGCGCAACCCGTTGTCTCTCTTCCACCAGCGGCTCGCACAGTGACGCGATCGCTTTGTGCCCCGGCTCGATAAACAGCCCGAGTATGTGGGCGCGCCTGTTCCGCTTATAGTCGAATGCCGATATTTCAATTCCCGGGATAATCTCCACACCTAATCGCTTCCCGATTTGCATCGCTCTGGGAAGGCCATCCGTCGTATCGTGATCCGTAACCGCTAAATGTGTCACGCCGTTTTGTTTCGCGATGGCAATCACTTCTTCGACGGAAAAAGAGTTGTCTGATACGTTCGTGTGACAGTGTAAATCGATCATTTCACTAACTCCGCCTTATAGCCGTGTCGATTTGCGATTTTTTTCAGAGACCCGTGCGACAAATGGTAATGCTCATCGGCAACCGTTTCCATGAAATCGAGGTCATGGAAGATGCCGATCATACTCGTACCGCTGTTTTTTAAGAGGAGGATCATCTCTTTCACTAACTGCTTTGAGGCATCGTCGAGCGAAGCTGTCGGCTCATCTAGCAAAAGTAACTTGGGACGCTTCGCCATCGCTTGTGCCAGATTGAGACGCAACTTCTCTCCGCCGCTGAATGTCCGCGGAAAGGAATCCCAAAGTAAGGACGGAAGCTTGAAATACGCCAACATTTCTTTTGCTTTTTCTTTCGCCGTCCCGGGCCCCTCCTCCATGTCGAGAATGGCGTCTGTGACAACTTCAAGTGCAGTCACTCTCGGCATCACATTCAGAAATTGCGACACATAACCGATCTCACGCTTGCGAATCGCCAGTATCTCCCTGTCCGTCGCTTTCGCCAAATCGATAGGACCCAATTGGTCGGAGTCAAACAGCACCGTGCCTTCCGTCGGTGTATACGTGCGGTAAATACATTTTAAAATCGTCGATTTTCCGGCGCCGCTTTCACCTGTCAGGCCGATAAACCGCCCTTGCGGTAAAGACAGGTGGATGTCTTCACAGCCTACAATGTCTTTCCCGTGGAAGTGATGCATCGTGAACGTCTTCCGCAACGCCTCAACGACTAACAGATTCTTCATACAGCTCACCCCTCTACCGAAATCATCCAGACGTCCATTTGCCAGTTCCGGTTCTATTTCTGTTTTCAGATACTGTTCCACTTTCTCCTCCGTTTAACGGAAGCCCCTTACTTTCGCCGGCTGTTGGTAACGCATTTGACAGACGACTTGTCCGCCTACAAACACTTTTTGTAAAACCGGGCGTCTGTCATCTTCACTTACAATCAAGATGTCTGCCTTTTTGCCTGGCTCCAGTGACCCGACTTCGTGATCAATCTTTAACGCTTTTGCTGGGTTCAGCGTGACCATGTTCACTGCTTTCCAGATCGCCATCCCACGGCGATACAGTTTAAAAACAGCGTGCAACAAAGAGGCTGGGTAGTAATCGGAACAGAGGATGTCGACGACGTCGTGTTCGACTGCTTCCATCGCGGACAAGTTATGGCTGTGGGAGCGCCCAAGCAAAGCGTTGGGTGCACCCATCACGACATACAACCCCATTTCTTTTGCTTTTTTG includes the following:
- a CDS encoding YqzM family protein, whose protein sequence is MTEETQPSKRENRENDFMDMVVGTAVSFIFFMGIALIATLAEMLFA
- a CDS encoding cupredoxin domain-containing protein, yielding MKSTRHWLFLSVVSGLLVVGASFILTVNPFDGLSRETVSDTNTQTFHIVTGEYKTTTKDGQELEAYHFSPGHITVRKGDEVTFNIHGINGESHHFQMEEFGVSGTVEKGKTTTVTFVADQVGTFELMCTNHATREHDGPWSPT
- the sucC gene encoding ADP-forming succinate--CoA ligase subunit beta; translated protein: MNIHEYQAKEVLKQYGVVVPDGKVAFSVEEAVKAAEEIGTDVTVVKAQIHAGGRGKAGGVKIAKHLDEVRTYAEELLGKKLVTHQTGPEGKEVKRLLIEQGCDIQSEYYVGMVVDRSTGRVAIMASEEGGTEIEEVAAKTPEKIFTETIDPTVGLLPFQARKLAFAINIPKELVNKAATFMMGLYKAFVEKDCSLAEINPLVVTGDGNVMALDAKLNFDDNALYRHPDIQALRDEDEEDPKEIEASKHDLSYIALDGNIGCMVNGAGLAMATMDIIKHHGGEPANFLDVGGGASTEKVTEAFKIILSDQKVKGILVNIFGGIMKCDVIANGVVEAAKQVGLDRPLVVRLEGTNVELGKEILSNSNLNITPATSMDEAAEKIVAAVK
- the sucD gene encoding succinate--CoA ligase subunit alpha, coding for MSILVNKKTKVITQGITGANGRFHTAQAIAYGTQVVGGVTPGKGGAEVEGVPVFNTVAEAVEKTGATASVIYVPPAFAADAIMEAADAGLELIVCITEGIPVLDMVKVKRYLEGKKSRLIGPNCPGVITPDECKIGIMPGYIHTAGHVGVVSRSGTLTYEAVHQLTTRGIGQSTAVGIGGDPVNGTSFIDVLKLFNEDPDTKAVIMIGEIGGTAEEEAAEWIEANMDKPVVGFIGGQTAPPGKRMGHAGAIISGGKGTAADKIAKLEACGVKVAKSPAEIGETLVKTLKEHDLLEVCQTAVSRQ
- a CDS encoding phosphonate C-P lyase system protein PhnL; protein product: MKNLLVVEALRKTFTMHHFHGKDIVGCEDIHLSLPQGRFIGLTGESGAGKSTILKCIYRTYTPTEGTVLFDSDQLGPIDLAKATDREILAIRKREIGYVSQFLNVMPRVTALEVVTDAILDMEEGPGTAKEKAKEMLAYFKLPSLLWDSFPRTFSGGEKLRLNLAQAMAKRPKLLLLDEPTASLDDASKQLVKEMILLLKNSGTSMIGIFHDLDFMETVADEHYHLSHGSLKKIANRHGYKAELVK
- a CDS encoding PHP domain-containing protein — its product is MIDLHCHTNVSDNSFSVEEVIAIAKQNGVTHLAVTDHDTTDGLPRAMQIGKRLGVEIIPGIEISAFDYKRNRRAHILGLFIEPGHKAIASLCEPLVEERQRVAREMVKKVKDAGYDISWEDVERLAAGSTGVYKQHIMHALLDNGYTDRIYGELYHQLFSKGGEGRKLGIAYVPVHYVDVHDAIGVIEEAGGLPVLAHPGQFNNFAAVEEWVDVGLVGIEVKHPLHGPKEEARARELAVQFDLVQTGGSDFHGFYSDTGASIGSKSVGPECMEQLKNLLMKRRG